A window of Strigops habroptila isolate Jane chromosome 5, bStrHab1.2.pri, whole genome shotgun sequence genomic DNA:
ACCAGCAAGATAGAATTTATGAAGGATCCAGCTATGATATTATGCACCAGTTATTTGAGATTATTCAAAATAACTTcctacttcttttttattataaacATCTTAGCAGTTCAGAGACCATTAAAATGCAAActacttctttttcctgtaaCCTGGTAACACACTTGAACTCCAGATGAAACAACAGCCACTGTTCTATTTGTCTGTAAACCAGCAGGaagtgcaggcagcagaaagtAGGTGGGTAATAATTTACTATGCTTGCCTGCTTCAAATGAAAAGCACCTAAAGCCACATAAAGAACCTAATAAATTACCTATCTATCTTCAACAAGATTTGGCTTGTTCTCCCTTGTTTGCCCAGAACGCATCAGGAACAGCTTTAAGAGTATAATCTTCACACCATTCTTCAGCTGACACTCTGAGTGTTATGTCTACTTTATTTTGCCTCTGTTAAGCACGTTTCTTTCCAGCGAGGTATATATTTAAATCCCTGTTTCCATGGGAACCAAGTACCTTCATAAAATACACAATTCTTCATCTCTTCCATTTAGTGGACTGTTTGGATTTGAGCTATTCGGGAAAGaaacaatgttttgttttgtttttcactgacaagtggaaaaagaacaagagaaaacatctgAGCAAAACGGCATTATGTCTGAAGAGCCTATTATATGTTGCATGTTTATATGTTAATAAGAGTAtctcaaattacttttttaaagcatggaATGGAACCATTGCGGATATCTAATTTCACTCCctatatttaaagaaatcccTTGGCTTGTTACTATAGCTACAGCCAATACATTAAGGAAAGCTTCTAAAACCCCATGCAGATTCAAGACTTTTCACTATTAGAAAACTCAACTTTAGTGAAGTTGAGAGACAAACTCTTGCTCTTTTGTAATATCCTTGCGTCTTCTGCTAATATATGACACTGGACAGAATTCTAGTCTGGAAGGACTTTGCTTTCAACTACCTATTTGTGCTGAGTACTATCAATAGAgctgaaaaatcctttttttgttttccagagtaATTTATTGTGGTGATATAGATCACTAAAGtattgctgcttctttgtgCTATGTATCATGGTTGGAATGTTGTTTCCCACTTAAATAACATGAAGCATTACTTTTAATGTTCTATTTTAGccaatacagttaaaaaaaaaaaaaaaaaatccaaaaaaccaaaaccaaccaagcacacacacaacccATGCTCCCCCCCCTTTCCCATAGTTTGTGGTAAGCAAGATCTGGTCAGCTCTGAACCATAGGTCAAAGTATAACAAACCAACAGGACGCTGCAGTGACCCAAGTctaaattttgcattaaaaatacttctccTGTTACACTACCTTGTGActacagtaattaaaatgcagataGTCAACGTTAGCTGTTGAGTTAACCTTCTATgtgcacagggagcagagcaagTTCAGTTTACTTCAGGAAGAGCCATGTGTTTGGTTAGCTGCTCAAGTGAGAGTCACTACCCCATGAGTCATGTTAGGGTTCCACCCACTGTAGTCCAAACATCAAGATTTCACACAAACCTTaccactgagctgctgccagggtCTCTAGTTCTGTTGTGTGGAACCAACAGTAAAATTAGAAGCTTTACCCTTTCTCATCACAGCACAGAAGGAGAACAGCAGGTTTTTCAGCTCGACTGCTTAAAAGAGCAGCATGTCCGATATTTTTTGTCATCAGCTTTTTAATCCTTACAATTAAACCCATGCATTTCAGATATACATGGCATATGTCCACAAGTTCACAAAATCACACACCAAAACACTACTTCCTCTTTGCAGCAGACTTAAGCATTCTGCCAAGAAACTTAAATGACGCAGCTAGCAAGGCAAACTTGGTGACCTTCATCCCAGTATGCGGAAATAATCACCAAAATTGTAATTCAATAGCTACAATGGGAATTGTAACTCTGGCAGcgaggactttttttttttaagtatcaaATTACAGATAGCAAATTAAAAGTTTGTTATTCTCACCATATAGAACAATTAGTCTTCCCTCCACTTTCCAAGGCTCCCAACTGAACACATGGTTTATCAAAGATCAATCATTGGCCATACTGTGTCAGTCTGACTCAATGTACTTTCTAAATGAGGAATGCAGTATAAACCACTTGGACGTCCACAGAAGGCTTGACAAGAACCCAGAATTAGTTAAACTACAGAAGACAGGAATTAGCATGAGCAAGGATAAAAAACTTGTAAGAAAGAACAAAGGCTGGGTTGAAAAGGGAACTTGTAGAATTCTTTTACGCTGGTCTGGGATCAATTCCAAGTCTTTTCGTAACTGAGTAGGGCACAAAAGTTAGGAATAAGCTAACTGCTTATACCTGCTGACAAAACTCTGAGGTGTCAACAATACTGAGAATAATCCaaggattttttaattaaaaagtttcaTAATGTCAGGTCATGTgcttaaattaataattttcttgGCAAATTGGAGTTCAGCTGCAAATAAGAGCAGGGGCGCGAGATTGGGGTGCTCAATCATACTACATGACAGACACCAAGAGGCAAACAAGGACTTTATAACAGTAAAGTATTAATATATTCTTATATTAATTGATTTATATGCCGATGCGGGTACGGTCTTTACCAACTCATGTTcaagaaagactgaaattaaGCTTTAAGTGGGCTGCTAAGTGATCAAGGCACAGTGTGTCAGAGGAAAGGAGATAAAGCTTACCGTGTTTAGTAAAATGAAGGCTACAGTATGATGGCTACCTATAACAGATTATGTATAAATTCCAGAAAGAGCATAACATAAGAACTTTAGTAAGGACAAAGGAGTTATATTTAGgtatatttaaaagagaatttaagaTATGGTTGGTTGAGACAGGAAAGAACTGAATTTGTGATTCAGGTAACTCCTTCTAAGGTAGTTAGTGGACACAGGGAACCAGAGAAGATGGCAACAACGAAGTAACTGTTAAACACACCGGATCAGCAGCGCAaacttctttcccttcccagagAAACACATAGTATAAACACTTATCTTCAGTCgcacacatttaaaatgtcaaattcTAATTGCTTTTTAGCTTAACTGGCAAACTAATAGTAACGCAATGCAGCCTGCAAGGACTCCCTTTAGATCTTATTCTAATCCTggtcaccaccaccaccaggacTGTTCTGTGCAGTATTGATCCTAAGTACCTGATAGCAGTCATAGGAAGCCTGAAATCTGACTGTTGCGTACTGCCTATCCACTAACATCTCTTGAAGAATCATCTAAATGTCATATGCAAGTCTTGCAACACAACAGAGCGCAGGGAAACTAATTACCATCAGAGACCTGCAATTTCCATTGTGGTACACCACCTTTTTTCTACTGTTGAGACGCATATGTTAGGAAATACGTGAGCATTACCAGCTCCTCCCTGCATTTTTAACATGGCATTTCTATTAAAGATAGTGTAACACTGAGTATTTTCATGTGCTTGTGGATTTTACATGCACTTGCTCGAAGATGTGACCAACCACTGTCTTACTACATGAGGAAGATGCCAGAACAAAGTGTAGCGTCTGCATGCTAATTAAACTGCAGGGTGTCAGAAGTCATCATGCTCACTGAAAAAACACAAGGTTTCATTGCCACTTTGTACTGCCAAGAGATGCTTTGCTGAAACTCTATTCCTTTGTTGAGGCTGACTGAGATTACATGTCTGAGAGGGTCCAAGGCAGCAAAGTGGACTGATTTTATACACTCCTCCAGCTTTCCTAAGGACACAGCATaccaaaaggaaacaagagaCTCAACTGCCACAGTGAACTCTGTTTTGAATATTGCTAtatatattcagaaaaataagttttcaagAACTTCACACTGAGGTAAAAACCCAAGACCAGCTCAACTAAGCCAGGATACAAAGAAAGATCTTACCATCATTTGAACAATTAAACATTTGAGTGCTAGGAGGTGGTAACAGAGCCATTTAAGCAAGGTATTTTAAAGCCTAATACTTACCAGGAAAACATGCACATTGCCAGAAATAAACATGTAATAGAGTAATGTCCAGTATAGTTGTACTCATTCAGAGAAGCcatctaagaaaagaaaaaggctgaaCATACCAAGAACATAGAAAAAGTTTTTATTATATTAGTAAGGGCACTAATATGACTAAATATAATAAACAGTGTATATAGAAGCATACATAGAGATCTATCTATCCTGACTATTATCAAGGTAATTTGAAGCAATGCatcctaaacaaacaaacaaaacctaagGACAAAAACTCCCCTAATAAATCCAAGAAATCTGTCATTTACAAATCAATAGCAAGGTAAAGCTTGAAATCCTTGGTGATGTTTCTTGACTCCCAAGCTTTCCCCACCAGATTTTCTATTGAACTTCAAGTTTTTAGATAGATCTTCATAAAGTGGAACAGTTCAAATAGAATACTGTCTCGACTTTCAAACTCCAGAGAAGGAATGCCTCCTAGATACAGCCAGcctttaaaattaagcaaaatgaTGCATTACATTTATGTTTGCAATATTGCCCTTCACAAGAGTGGCCACTGAAATCTGAAAGACATTCAGAATTCCAGAGGTAAAGTAAGGTTCACAATGTGCTGTTCACCCAGTAAAAAGGGACAGAACAAATGGAATCAGGTACAGGGTTTCCAAATGggcaactattttttttcctacttcaaTTCCAAGCATTTGTCACTGTGATGTCTGACGTACAACCAAACTTAAGGATGGTCTCCTCTTCTGACACCTCTACTTTGCAGTGGATCCACCTAGGAAGACATAACCTCAGTCCCTTCTGATGTATCATCATTAGTCATCAGGTACTTGCAAGGACTGACAAATTCTACGatacattttctgtaacaatGATCacaaattaatctttcttttcaggacTTTGCGTTTTGTGCTTATTAAATAGCATAGCTATTCAACTTGTAGAGCATTTAAAATCCTTCTTCTTACACATTATCTTCTTATATTTAGTTTTCCTAACAGCGAATGGCAAGAGTTTACCGCAGAGAAGAGATCAGGGAAAGGATGTtatcctttcttccccttccagcTTTTTTGTAATAATTGAGAGACTTacccagctttgctgcttgctCTTTCCCTCCACCTATTTCAAGGCTTACCTTAAAGAACACCTTGACCTGAAAATTTGCAAAATAGTTAAATGGCCAAAGTTATGAATATtaagtttaaagaaaagaagggaaaccAAAAATTTTTATTCAGACTTATAAAAAACAAGAACTGAGTTTTAACACTTACTTAATGCtcacaaataacatttttgaaGAGGTGAGAATCTTTGCTATAACCTTCAGTTTTCATGTACCTTGTCCTTGCAATTGGAATTTAGCATGAGTCACTGGGGAAATTCTCCAGATTGGAACAACCAGTACAGGATCTACGGATTTGTAACTTGAGTCCCACTCTTGgcaaatttcaaattaatttacCAGAACAGATGTGAGGCACCAGAAATCGTCATCAGTAGTTAGGGGGTAACAGTTATGTTGTAGAAGGACACTTATAATCCATCAGGCAACCCTCCCCCCTCTGTACAGCTGAACAGACTTCTAAAAGTAATGTTACTAGCTGAGACTGTAAGGAGTTACAGCTCAGATAGGTATTGGCTTTCTTTGATCTGGAACTCCTTTAACATGAAATAGattttggggagaaaaggggaagtTTCTGTTCAGGTCATTTTAGCAGCAGTTACAGGgtcacaaaacagaaaattcctATTTGATGAACCCAACTTTCAACCTCAAATGAAATTagttttgctgtgctttccttcttctgcaAAGATGGGAACTCCAGTAGCCACACTTGTTCAGCCACAAATGCTTTTCAAGCCCTTTTAACCACAAACTCAATTGCTAGTTTAATTCTCTGAACCCGTTTTCTGAGAAGGTAATGCTATTGACCTTGATTTCCTTTCCTAAGGGATCAGATATGCATAGAAACGATACCATAATATAAACTTAATTCATTGTCTCATACTCTGTCAGTACCCTGCTGAAGAAGGGCACATACACAGCACCACTAATAAACCAGCGACCATTCTGTAGTCCTCCATGGAAAAGCATATCACGTGCAACACAAGAAGTCACACTTTCAGTGTGCTttaacagctggaaaaaaaccctgcaaagaAGACTGCAGAATTGAAGTTGACTTGCATCcactctgtttttctttcctgatgcCATGTTATCCcccctttctttcaaaagtgGATTCATTATACAATAATGAAtgaaacaagttttcttttctggacAGAAGCCAATCTTGCCATTGCAATGgaacttttatttcaaatacattcttacaataaagctgtattttgttatACAAGTACATAAACACAGGAGACAAAAGATTCATGtaatcaatttaaaaatatcaggcTCATCTAAATTGCAGCCGTTCCCATGAGTTTCCTAAACCATGGCAAGGATTTTTCAGGGCAATGGAAATACAGATGTAAACCAAGTCATCTAGGTAATTAAATTAATATCTGGGGAAATTTTGTAACAACATAAAAAAGTGTATCTGCCCATTCTTCAGGCTCTTTGAAGTGCAGGGTGGCacaattttcttcataaactCAGAAGTTTTTCATTGAGAGCAATCTGTGACTGTGTGAGGTTTGCCAAGTAGGTTACCATCAGCAAGTcctgagaggaggaaaaaaaaccaactcacAGTGATGAGAAATACTAACAAGGATGATAGCCTATTAGGGAGTTGGATTTTTAACACCTGTAAAGCAGTTTACAATCAGCTACTAGGAATGCTTCCCTCACAGGAAGAAGGCATTGGTATTCCCAGAATATGAAACTCTGCCTGGGAAATTTTAACTCCGAGTTCACCCGTGTTAACCAGGCAAGTCAAAGGGtataagcaaaattaaaaattagttcTGATCTTGCAGACTGTGGCTGACCACCACATTCAGAAACTTAacttttgctttctaaaattcTCTTACAGAAGTAAGGCAATACACTAAAACCCTGCTCATGTCCTAAGTGTTATGCAAGGAGACAGAACTTCAGCTCAGGCAAAGGAAGCTGGGAAGTCACCAGTTATCCTTGTAATCCATACTGCTTTAAGCTTGATAATTTGTGTTGTCCAGTCACTCTAGAGGAATTGGTGCTGGCTTTCAAATTACTTGCATAATTCCTAAGTACTTTAGAACTTATTCTCTCATTCACAGTTGCTTTCAAGATTATTATGGTGAACTGATTCATCCACCTTCAGCTCTTAAAACATCACATTACTGACACAAAAGGGCTGTATCTTCTCTTAACATCTTTGTATGAAATCAAAGATTGTTCTGATCTCAAATATGTGTCTGTAtgacaaatttttaaaattgctgtcAATACATTGAAAAAATTGGATGATGAACTTACATTAATATTGCTGTTCAACATTGTCTCAAAGTCCTCTGGTGAAATCTTTGGCACCTGGTTAATGAGATCCATCAGGAAACGACCAACAGTGTTGTCAGCAGCCACTTTGCCAGACTAAGCATAAGAAACACACACTTCAACATGAGTAAAACTCAGCAAGTTTACAGcccagagagaaaatatagagaaaaagaaaaccaagatgCACGATCTTACATCAAACTTATTTGCTGGCTCATAAAAAGTTTGCCTTACCAACACATCCTCTGCATACTGCAGCACCATGGTGAGGGTGTCCTGAATCCTGGCTGATGCTGACCCCACCTGCTGTAAGTCACTGGACAAGCCAATCACTCGATTAGGGCTAAAACAAGTCTTCATGATAAGAtccactgaaagcaaaaggaggatcagtaaaaaaaacctgtcaCAGAAACCAGTTTAAATCCTCAACTTGTTGAGGACTTCAGCAAGACAGTCTTACTTCCAGCGGAATTCCCAGAATGGCAATTTTAccaaggtaaaaaaaccccaacatctaAATAGTGTCACAACAATGGCTATAGccaaaataggaagaaaacattcACCTCCTATCCGCTCTGTATCATAATAAACATACTTCACTGTCAGAGGTGTGAACATCACGCCCATAGTTTTACCAGGGACTCCCATTGGGGCactagggaaaaaagaacaacaaacagTTTTCAGCATGGATATATTTAAGGGAGGAAGTAGTAACTTCCATCTCAATAATCTCTGTTAGCATTGAAGTATAAACATGAGTAGGTTATTCATTCTTACCAAAATCAGCAATATTAAGACCATGAATAACTGAGGACAGAAAATCAATCTGGCATACTATTAATTGCTCATTTTCAACCAAGAATATTCCTAGTTGGTCTAACGTCAGCATGAATGCATGAAGAGCTAAGTATTATCTTCTTAGCCACAATTCCTTCTTGCTTATAGAGCAGGTATTCTTCTATCCTGAAATATTCCACACTTTGAGAAATCGCTTAAGTAACGAAGAAAAATATGACAGATTCAATTACAAAGCACTCTCAACACCTTTATTATTCCTATTATTCAAAGTATTTGAAGTGcatttatgctttaaaatgtcaGGGAACAGCTTCCTTTTTGAAGATGTGCAGTAGACTTCCACTACAAAAAAAGGCTGGAGTGTTGTTCCTTAAAGAGGAGAGCTCTACAGCCAGTGCTAGGAAGAATAGTGAGGTGGAATAGGTTCATTTCTCAATATTTAATCTCCATTATTAATTGATAAAAATGGAAGGGATTAGAGGGAATAAAGACTGATCAAAAAGATGCTGTTTCAGTTGTCTTAACTGCACTAATCCTTCAAGTTGCATAAATAAACTGCTGAGCCATAAAGCCAGTAACTACAGGCTAGCATTCTGACAGTGTGATGGAAGTTAGTGACATTAACACTAGCTATATGAATCCTGTGAAACGTCACAAGCATGTTCAGAACACTGTTAATGAAGTCATAATTCCCCACCCCAACAAGGTAGAATAGTTAGGTCTTTCAACTCACATGCAGTGGTCAGGACATTCCAATGAGAAGCCAGCCATGATCCCTGGCTCGCTACTGTGTTTTAGCTACTGCATAGCATTGTCCAAAGTGGGACACTGCAGTCCACTATGTTTCTTGTTGCCCTGATGTGGTCTCTTAATAATTCAGATAACTCCCCTCCCAGAAATGCAGCCCCCCAGAGTACCTGACATAGGCTTTAATGCTCATGCGGGAATTCTGGAGACTCGTGTCCACAGTGAGATGGATTGGATTGTGCGCTTCCCGGCTGTAATATTCATGGATCAGGACAGAGTGTTCTGTGATGTCATGGCCTGTTGCATACCTTCAAAAAAACACAGGTTGAGGAGCCATTCTTCCAACACTCCAATGCCCAGTGTTTGGTACTGTTGGTATTTAATAGGTTTTTATCCTAAACCACTCATTTCCAAACACTGAACTGCAGAAGCATATTAAATACAAGTGTTTTAACTAAGGAATTTGTAGCATTATGGCCAGCTGTCCTAGAATTGTAGGAATTACAGACTGAGTATACCCAtgcccaaaacacacacaaggCCAGTGTTGTAGTACCAGCCATAAAGAGTTGGTACAGTTGACATCAGACACCCAAGATTCAGTTATCTGACATTATGTTCTGGAGCAACTCTTTAATTCGGTGTAAGTCAAAGCATGCCAAACAAATCTGGACCAAGTAGATCTTCCACAAAGCATCTCTCTGTAGGAGGAATAACTCGTTAATCTAGCTCCTTTAACTGCTCTGCAATTAGGTTCTCACACAGGAAAACTCCTGTCATCAGGACTGCACTTTGCTGTGCCATTAGAGGGTTGTTAAGGTCTGCTTCACAGGAACAGAACTGAGCTGTTCTGTAGGAACAGGAGAGCATGAGAAGACTAATAGAGCCATCCACACACTCAGGCACTGACATCATACTGATCTTGCTTTGCATCCCACACACACCTACTCCCACCTTTTCTCAGCATAGAACTTCTCTGCATGCTCCAGCTGTTATCACTGATTCTTCCTGAGGCCTTTGGTACTCTAAACTACCCTTCTGCgttctcctttctttctaaCCAGTTATCTTCTGTGGTGCAGCTTGTATTACAGGTGGCTAAGTCCAAGAAAGCCATGCAAGCATTCCCTAACTCATCACTCCTCTGTGATATTTTTGCTagatagaaacaaaaccaaaccctgtaCACCTCCAATACCACCTCTTCCTCTTATGAATTGCAGGAGCTTTACAACTGATTCTAAGAGCTGCAAGATCTTACTGTCACAAGCGTTAGTGCTTCTGCTTCTCAACCTGCGACAAGGAGAATTATGTATTTCAAGTAGTTAAGGGACCAACAGAACTGCTTGCATGTTCTTGCAGAAGGAGAACTTACCAGCCCAAGATGATCTCGCTAGGAGACACCTTCTTGTGCAACTCATACATGTTTTTGGCAAATTCCATATCGACTGCCACCTAAGAAACGGGACAGGACCAAGTCAGCCGGTTATAGGGATGCTGAACCCTTAGCGGCGGACAACACGGCCACAAACACGCCGCCATCAGGGGCGGCACATGGGCAGCACACACCCCCGCCCCCCGGCAGCCGCCGACAGATCCAGCGCCCGCTCTACGGCGCAGCCCGGGTGGGTTGTCCGGCCCGCCACACTCACCCGGGCTTTCCAGCGCTCCTTACCTCATCTTCGGACTCGTTGTGAGGGACCGAGAAGCAGTTGGTGACCTCCACCGAGTGCTTGTCCACAGTCCCTGCGGGAGGGCAGCACGGTTACAGGGGCGCCATGGGCGCGGCGTACTGCTCGCCCCGCAGCCGGCGGCTCTTACCCAGCAGCGTCCCGATGACCCGCGCCGCGCCCTCGTTGCGCCGCTCGAAGCTGTCCACGATGGAGGCGAGCACGACCGGGTGCAGCCGCACCACGCGGCCGCCGGCGAAGGGGCCCGAGAGCGCGGCCGACAGCGGCGCGGccgccggcggcggcgctggggtGGCGGGCGGGGGCGGCGCGGCAGTGGGGGGAGCGTTTCCTGTCGGTGTGGTGGGCGCCGTCGCCGGGCTCTGCGCCGGGGTGGCCGCGGGAGGAGTCGGAGAAGGAGCTGTCGCCGCCATTTTGCAAGAGAAAGAGGCGTGGGGGCCCACGCCGGCAGTAATTGACTGACCTGAACGCCTGTCACGCAGCGCTACCTTCCTATTGGGGAAAGGGGTGTGCTAAGGCCCTCCTTCCATCTGTTAACCAATCAGGGGAGAGCGATGAGGGAAGGCGGTCTGATTGGAGGAAGAGCACACTGCCTGTGACTGAAGTTTAGCCTTGTCCACACCCTCTCGGCGCCGGAAAGTTTCTCAATTGGACTCGCCTCCGTGCCTGTCTGCTCTCGTTGCCTATTGGATAACACCACCTTTACCCTCTGCCTGGCAAGGCGGGTCTATTTATTGGCTGTGGCGCTGCTGTTCACCCTGGTGGTGGTTACAAGAAGAGCaggtttgtgtgtgtctgtagaGCGCTGAGCAGTCCCCCGCCTGTTCGGGCAGCAGGGACCCCTGCTGGAGGCAGGCTGAGCCGGCCCGGGTGTCTCAGAGCTCCCTGTGCCCTTCCAGGCTCCACCATCTCGGTGTCCTTAGGGGTGTTGGTGTATCCCACGGCCTGCATTAGCTGGTTGTGTATCTGTGGCATGTTCCTAGTTACTCTTCAGACCCGTGTTGCCACTGGCTGTGGTGAATGCTGAGGTGTTTGGGTGGTGACATTATGGTCCTGGTCACAGTGATGGGCTGTTGCAGCCACCTCGGCTTGCTTGTGGTGAGGGTAGAGGCAGTagttctttccctgctgctttatTAGCTGTACAGTGTGTGCTGAACATAGCAGCCTTCAGATATGCCACCAGGTGGCCACCACAGTAAAGAAGGTTATCCGGTGTGTGAGGGCTCCGCAACCCTTGCGGTATTGGCCTTGTGAGGCACGGCAGTGCTTTTAGCCCTGTTTTCCAGATCTTTGTGGTGTGGAAGAGTAGGTGGTTGCTAAGTATCATGTAGAGAGCAAATGCTAGCTACCTCTATCCAAGTTTTAATGGTTATCCAACAAATGGACTTCTTAGATCTAATTTGCCTGTTACATGTAGTTCCCCATGTTTTTGTGTTCAAGCAACAAACCTATGTGGGGGGGGCAGGTATGGCTGTAGAATGAAGCATATATGCTTTTGATAACTGCTAAGGAGACTATTCTTCTGGAGCTTCCTTGTCCTTTTCTTGGCTGTATACTTGCAGCTGCTAACAGGTGTAGCACATTGTACCAGATTTACTGCTAATTCTCTTAGTTCAAAAACTGATTATCATAGTTTTTAATATTAGTTTGACAAACTTTTAAGGGAGAACTTCAGATATCATTgaaatgataggacaaggggtaatgggctaAAACTTAAACGGGTGATTcagattagatgtaaggaagaagctctttattgtgagggtggtgaggtgctggaacaggctgtccaaggaagttgtggatgctccatccctggcagtgtccaaggccaggttggacagagccttgggcaacatgatctagtgggaggtgtccctgcccatagcaggggggttggaactagatgatcttaaggtcatctTTCAAGGTTAAgatctttccaacccaaacgattctgtgattctgtttttGGGAATTTTTGATCTCAAGCTGTTCTTTTCCCACAAGTGAACTGTTTGTGTGTGTTATTACACATATATAAACACTGAAAGATCTAGAAGTCTCATCATCTGATAAAATGCTTAGTTTCATGAAACTATGCCAGCCAAAAACCACATCAGTTCTCTGGCACCACTTTGTCTGTGAGGTGGCTGTTTGAATAATTGAGAATATTTCCAGGAGTAGCAAAGTGCAGTGGTGGTTACTACCTCAGGTGCAATCATATTTACTCTTTTATAGATGCGCTTTTGGGCTCCTGACGCACTCTTCAATATTTGGATTACCACTTTAAAGTAATCTCAACATACAAAACCCAATTTTATTGCCTGGTGGCTTTTGGagttttttctgcttcattagCTGAGGAGTGAACATCACCAGTTGATGAACAGTTTTGACTCTGTCAGTGAAAGACAGGTTCCTGAGTATAAAAGAAGCAGCTCACTAAAAAGATAATACATTCTGCCCATGTGCTAgtaatttgctgcttttatatAAATGGGAACACATGTCAAAGCTACAAAGGAGAGCTAGTGATTGGGAACAAGAACAGATTTTATCTCTTCATAAAAGTACTTCCTAGTCTCTGTACCAGTAAAAACTGGTTCTCCTATTCTTAGGTTTTCACTGTGCAGCCTTCATTTCTTGTAGGTGTGCCTCGGTCAAATTGCATAgagctttaaaatgtttctgttcctgGAGATTTGATGTGTCATTGAGAAGTCTAATGTGTGAGGTGTTCTCATTAGAGAGCAGCTGTTTCATCTCATTCTTGTTTGCATCAAACTTTCCTTGGTGCTTAATTTGACATAGTCAGCTGTAGATTCAGGTGAAGCAGGCAAGGCTCTTTAAGATCTGCTCATTATACTTCTATGTTGCCACCTTAAAAACTGGACAACTTAAAGCTGCAGTTGTGCTTCAAAACTGGTGACTGTGAAAACCTTCTAATACGTGGACATCAAGCTTTTGGAGAGAATGCTAGGGGGGCTATGTAGTGCATAAAAATGGAGAG
This region includes:
- the EIF3F gene encoding eukaryotic translation initiation factor 3 subunit F is translated as MAATAPSPTPPAATPAQSPATAPTTPTGNAPPTAAPPPPATPAPPPAAAPLSAALSGPFAGGRVVRLHPVVLASIVDSFERRNEGAARVIGTLLGTVDKHSVEVTNCFSVPHNESEDEVAVDMEFAKNMYELHKKVSPSEIILGWYATGHDITEHSVLIHEYYSREAHNPIHLTVDTSLQNSRMSIKAYVSAPMGVPGKTMGVMFTPLTVKYVYYDTERIGVDLIMKTCFSPNRVIGLSSDLQQVGSASARIQDTLTMVLQYAEDVLSGKVAADNTVGRFLMDLINQVPKISPEDFETMLNSNINDLLMVTYLANLTQSQIALNEKLLSL